The Thermotoga maritima MSB8 region GAAGAAACTCGAAGAACACGGTTTGAAACGTTTCACAAAACCCTCAGGTGCCTTCTACATAACCGCGGAACTCCCCGTGGAGGACGCGGAAGAATTCGCAAGGTGGATGCTGACAGATTTCAACATGGATGGTGAAACAACCATGGTCGCTCCCCTGAGGGGATTCTATTTGACTCCAGGGCTTGGAAAAAAAGAGATAAGAATCGCGTGCGTGCTTGAGAAGGATCTCCTTTCCAGGGCCATTGACGTGTTGATGGAAGGTTTGAAGATGTTTTGCTCGAGCCGCATCTCCTGTTGAAAAAAATGTTCATCAAGTATCGCAGGAGGTTATTGAAAGTGACGGAAAAAATGGAAAAACTCATCAATCTCCTCGAGATTTCTCTGGTTGTTCTCCTTTCCAGCTTCTCTTTTTTAGAAATTCTCAAAGGCAACTTACTGTCCCTTGCCTACCCCTGCCTCGTTTTCGCCGTGTTTCTTTCCCTGTTTAGGCGAAGATGGTACAGAAATTTGAAGAATGAGATGAACGAGAAGAGTGAAGAGATGTCTGCAATGAATCAAGAACTCACAGCGTTAAACCAGCAACTCACAGCCGTGAATCAGGAGCTGGAAGCCTCTTACGAAAGCCTTCAGATCCTCTCCACCCAGCTGGCCAGAATCATGGAAACCATGGGAGAAATGGATCTTGAGGTCGATCCCGTTCCTACTCTTGAGAGGATTTTTTACGATGTGAAGAAGCTGGTAGAACCGCTGTCGGGACTCGAGTTGAAAAACTCACAAAGATCCATTGTTGTCGGTGAATTCACAGAAAATCTGCTCTACAAAGAAGCCGGAAAGACATCCGCCAAGATCTTTGTAAGCAGAGAACTCGAAAAGGATGAGGAGCTCTTCCTGAACTCCGTTCTGAACTTTTCCCTCTTCCTTCTGAACGCCCACGATTCGTATCTTGAGGTTATGAGGAACAGAGACACGCTCTCAAGGATGATCAGCTCTCTGGAAGAGGTTTTAGACGTTTCAAGAAGAGCAGAACTCATAGAGAAGACGCTGCATTATTTGAAAGACATGTTCCCCGGCATCGTGCTGTCGTCCGTTTCTCTTCTCGAAGATGGAAAAATAAAAACCTTCTTTTTGAAAAACGGCCAGATCGAGGTGGTCAATCTCAAAAGAGGTATCGTGGTAAAGGCTTTTGAAACAAAGAGAGATCTTTTCGTGAACGATGTAAGGGATTTCCCGGAGTTTTACGATGTCACGAATGGAAGAACAAGATCCGCAGCCGCCATCTTCTTCGAGTACGAAAACACTCCCCTCGTCCTCGAAATTGAAAAGGATTCGGAAATCACCGAATACGAACTCTCATCCCTCAAAATGATGGCGAGAATCCTGGCGATCTTCTTCTCACGTTTGAGCCTC contains the following coding sequences:
- a CDS encoding HD-GYP domain-containing protein, whose translation is MTEKMEKLINLLEISLVVLLSSFSFLEILKGNLLSLAYPCLVFAVFLSLFRRRWYRNLKNEMNEKSEEMSAMNQELTALNQQLTAVNQELEASYESLQILSTQLARIMETMGEMDLEVDPVPTLERIFYDVKKLVEPLSGLELKNSQRSIVVGEFTENLLYKEAGKTSAKIFVSRELEKDEELFLNSVLNFSLFLLNAHDSYLEVMRNRDTLSRMISSLEEVLDVSRRAELIEKTLHYLKDMFPGIVLSSVSLLEDGKIKTFFLKNGQIEVVNLKRGIVVKAFETKRDLFVNDVRDFPEFYDVTNGRTRSAAAIFFEYENTPLVLEIEKDSEITEYELSSLKMMARILAIFFSRLSLYRKLRKTFFQTIEAFSYAVELKDPYTSGHSLRVADYSQEIARRKGLPDQVVERIRIAAVLHDIGKIGVKGAILNKTSKLTKEEYEEVKKHPELGEKLISKIEDFSDIAKIVRHHHEWYSGQGYPDGLRGEEIPLESRIIAVADAFDAMTSDRPYRKAMDRKTALEILRRNEGPQWDPEILKIALDYFSGL